TTGGagaatttattttattttattttgagTTGATGAGTGATTCAAGTGGTGTGTCTAATGACCTTGAAAGGGTACAAAGTAACAGAAGGTTACACTCTGTTGACGTTATttggttatttttaggaaCAATAACAACGTTTGGTATAGTAATGTCATCAATATCGGCAAGAGTTTACTCACCTGTGCTTAAAATTCCGCCCGAAAACTCTGGAGCATTCGAGTCGAATTTACTCACAAGTTCAATCTTAACTTCAAGTTTCGGGATCATAATCGCATTCCTATTCTTCCCAATAAATGTATTACTGATTTTCATCTCACTTGTGCTCACGTTCGTTACAAGTTTTTGTGTGTTCCTGAGTGTAGTAGTGAGGATATTTAGCTTTAAATTCTTCTATATAATGGGAAATGACATTGGCTGTACATTCCTAGGGATAATAGAATTAATTGGAGTAGCATCTGTGAATGATAAGTTTATACCCGGAAATCCTATTTACAAGATGTTACTATATCAAATTGGGAAACCAATAGGATATCTCCTAGTCCTAATAATCACATCATTCTTAGAACTCCACTCTTTTGGAGGTGAAAAAACAGATTTTCTACAAGAATCAAACATCTTCATGACATATCAAATGATGATACTACTTTTACTCGGGATCCCAATCCTAATTGTCATgctatactatagtataaaatcTAATGATAAGCAGCAAAAATGGCGTTCAGGGAACCTAATAAACTCTTGGAAAACATGGGAAAAGGCTTCTTATCTGTACCAATGCATTAAGCCATATGTCATCATATTAGTCATCATTGAATCTTCCGAAGCTTTCTTCAATTCAGCCACACGTAAACATTTACTCAgtttatctaattttatccaattttaattagttacAACAGTGTGTAATTTGTGATAGTATTATTTCTGATGGACCCGTTTCCACA
Above is a window of Theileria parva strain Muguga chromosome 2, complete sequence, whole genome shotgun sequence DNA encoding:
- a CDS encoding putative integral membrane protein, whose product is MSDSSGVSNDLERVQSNRRLHSVDVIWLFLGTITTFGIVMSSISARVYSPVLKIPPENSGAFESNLLTSSILTSSFGIIIAFLFFPINVLLIFISLVLTFVTSFCVFLSVVVRIFSFKFFYIMGNDIGCTFLGIIELIGVASVNDKFIPGNPIYKMLLYQIGKPIGYLLVLIITSFLELHSFGGEKTDFLQESNIFMTYQMMILLLLGIPILIVMLYYSIKSNDKQQKWRSGNLINSWKTWEKASYLYQCIKPYVIILVIIESSEAFFNSATLLFLMDPFPHFKAALKTLIIFILHQVFDLVGRCIPPIIQEIIGKYNLFLFRIRSYDEESGDGKSYLDSNCHLEQEKLAIRITKTYTISKYVICILVTLRIFLLLCIFFRRHFKSQFLNFMTSFPAVILVTMYNSLVRGLVVSLVYTQLASIIETDVPLPPKEWVFKDLSDFVGSYYRKMELYVDPYLMVSLTIAKVRVLELIPYVLFNYIGFKYNRILFECDLFYEQYGHWPTDEFKSNFVKFNWWIKMIITPILGDIKNLFGILYIIWHIVIVVMDTVV